Proteins encoded within one genomic window of Vidua macroura isolate BioBank_ID:100142 chromosome 34, ASM2450914v1, whole genome shotgun sequence:
- the AMHR2 gene encoding LOW QUALITY PROTEIN: anti-Muellerian hormone type-2 receptor (The sequence of the model RefSeq protein was modified relative to this genomic sequence to represent the inferred CDS: deleted 1 base in 1 codon), producing MGRPGPHNLTCVSYKHPSVRGALGDAGGAAAGAVRCPPGQCCVGIWNRSHALVQGCWGGRGDACPSATCAPSPAGHPGSSVLLCLCHGHLCNGNATGTAAATGTAGGLGGPRQGPVAGRGGSAGTLWLLGASPLLLILLICLGILGLRWTRARTGQPPRGGRRIGVPPEPPSPDLPALHFLQVLQSGRFSAVWRGTLRQRPVAIKAFAAGAGRRFAAERAVHALPLMEHENVARLLDTRAAGPRARGGLLVLQLYPAGSLRHFLGQHVGTWAGSVRLALSLARGLAFLHQELWRDGLYKPSVVHRDLSSQNVLVREDGTCAIGDFGLALALPPRAQDGTGSRHAVTIRKAGTQRYLAPEILDESLDLRAWGRALRQADVYALALLLWEILSRCQALSPGAPVPPFRLAYEAELGSSPTGAQLRRLAADERRRPLIPPAWHRAPQPGGALPELLEDCWDPDPEARLSAERALQRLQRLAAGPAPAPGDPGPGAAARQVLESPTMWNPGAGTGGHPKLGGLP from the exons ATGGGACGcccag gcccCCACAACCTGACCTGCGTGTCCTACAAGCACCCGAGCGTGCGGGGCGCGCTGGGGGACgcg gggggggcggcggccgGCGCCGTTCGCTGCCCCCCCGGGCAGTGCTGCGTCGGCATCTGGAACCGCAGCCACGCTCTGGTGCAGG gctgctggggaggcCGGGGCGACGCCTGTCCCTCGGCCACCtgcgcccccagccccgcgggACACCCGGGCAGCTCcgtgctgctgtgcctgtgccacGGCCACCTCTGCAACGGCAACGCCACCGGGACAGCGGCGGCGACAGGCACGgccggggggctgggggggccccGCCAGGGCCCAG TGGCCGGCCGGGGGGGGTCCGCGGGGACCCTGTGGCTGCTGGGTGCCAGCcccctcctcctcatcctcctcatctgCCTGGGCATCCTCG GACTGCGCTGGACAAGGGCCCGCACAGGGCAGCCGCCGCGGGGGGGGCGGAGAATCGGGgtccccccggagccccccagCCCGGACCTGCCTGCGCTGCACTTCCTGCAG GTGCTGCAGTCGGGGCGCTTCTCGGCCGTGTGGCGGGGCACGCTGCGCCAGCGGCCCGTGGCCATCAAGGCGTTCGCGGCCGGGGCCGGCCGGAGGTTCGCGGCCGAGCGCGCCGTGCACGCCCTGCCGCTGATGGAGCACGAGAACGTGGCCAGGCTGCTGGACACCAGGGCGGCCGGACCCCGCGCCCGAGGGGGGCTCCTGGTCCTGCAGCTCTACCCGGCC ggctccctgCGCCACTTCCTGGGGCAGCACGTGGGGACGTGGGCGGGCAGCGTGCGCCTGGCGCTGTCCCTGGCCCGCGGCCTGGCCTTcctgcaccaggagctgtgGCGTGACG GGCTCTACAAGCCCAGCGTGGTGCACCGGGACCTGAGCAGCCAGAACGTGCTGGTGCGGGAGGACGGCACCTGCGCCATCGGCGACTTCGGGCTGGCGCTGGCGCTGCCGCCGCGCGCCCAGGACGGCACGGGCAGCCGGCACGCCGTGACCATCCGCAAG GCGGGCACCCAGCGGTACCTGGCACCCGAGATCCTGGACGAGAGCCTGGACCTGCGGGCCTGGGGCCGGGCGCTGCGCCAGGCCGACGTCTACGCGCTggcgctgctgctctgggagatCCTGTCCCGCTGCCAGGCCCTGAGCCCCG GAGCCCCGGTGCCGCCGTTCCGGCTGGCGTACGAGGCCGAGctgggctccagccccaccGGGGCTCAGCTCCGGCGTTTGGCCGCGGACGAGAGGCGGCGGCCGCTGATCCCCCCGGCCTGGCACCGCGCCCCCCAG CCCGGGGGGGCCCTgccggagctgctggaggattGCTGGGACCCGGACCCCGAGGCGCGGCTCTCGGCCGAGCGGGCGCTGCAGCGGCTCCAGCGCTTGGCCGCGGGACCCGCACCGGCCCCGGGGGACCCCGGCCCGGGGGCCGCCGCCCGCCAG GTCCTGGAGTCTCCCACCATGTGGAACCCTGGTGCAGGTACAGGGGGACACCCCAAACTGGGGGGGCTGCCTTGA
- the SP1 gene encoding transcription factor Sp1 isoform X1 codes for MSDQESTEEMSAVKPDKGEGDASSTSSAGGGEAQESQPSPLALLAATCSRMESPNENSNSSQGQQGGSGELDLNAAAAQLTQSANGWQIISAGSSTPTGSKEPGSNGSNGGDASKSRPVSTGPYVVTSASGLQNQQVLTGLPGVIPNIQYQVIPQFQTIDGQQLQFATTPAQVNVQQDASGQLQIIPGSNQQIITSRAGGSNLIAMPNLLQQAVPIQGVGLANNSLSGQTQYVANVPVALNGNITLLPVNSVAASLAPTSQTGTLSSSGSPDSSSQPATSGAASSSGSTATSQASSGAFFTNANSYSTTTTTSNVGVMNFSTSATVGTNVQAQTPQRASSVPSSDSLQTPVSGVALQPGQQKEGDQSQQSQQQQQILIQPQLVQGGQTIQALQTTPLSGQTFATQAISQDTLQNLQLQAVPNSGPIIIRTPTVGPNGQVSWQTIQLQNLQVQNPQAQTITLAPMQGVSLGQTGSTSTTLTPIASLPSGTVTVNAAQLSSVPGLQTINLSALGASGIQVHQLQGLPLAIANAPGEHGAQLGLHGSSGDGLGDESAAVEEGETSPDPQPQQGRKTRREACTCPYCKEGEGRSSGDPGKKKQHICHVPGCGKVYGKTSHLRAHLRWHTGERPFICTWVLCGKRFTRSDELQRHKRTHTGEKKFACPECPKRFMRSDHLSKHIKTHQNKKGGATNVAMNVSAVPMDTAASAEGNGGATPSALIATNMVAMEAICPEGIARLASSGINVMQVADLQSINISGNGF; via the exons ATGAGCG ACCAAGAGAGCACCGAGGAGATGTCGGCTGTGAAGCCCGACAAGGGCGAAGGCGACGCCAGCAGCACGAGCAGCGCCGGCGGTGGGGAGGCGCAG GAGTCACAGCCGTCCCcgctggccctgctggcagccaccTGCAGCCGCATGGAGTCTCCCAATGAGAACTCCAACAGctcccagggccagcagggcgGGAGCGGCGAGCTGGACCTGAACGCGGCCGCCGCCCAGCTCACCCAGTCGGCCAACGGCTGGCAGATCATCTCGGCAGGCTCCAGCACCCCCACGGGCTCCAAGGAGCCGGGCAGCAACGGCAGCAACGGCGGCGACGCCTCCAAGAGCCGCCCGGTCAGCACCGGGCCCTACGTGGTCACCTCGGCGTCCGGCCTGCAGAACCAGCAGGTGCTCACGGGCCTGCCGGGCGTCATCCCCAACATCCAGTACCAGGTGATCCCCCAGTTCCAGACCATCGacgggcagcagctgcagtttgCCACCACCCCAGCGCAGGTGAACGTGCAGCAGGATGCCTCGGGGCAGCTGCAGATCATCCCCGGCTCCAACCAGCAGATCATCACGAGCCGTGCGGGCGGCAGCAACCTCATCGCCATGCccaacctgctgcagcaggccGTGCCCATCCAGGGCGTGGGGCTGGCCAACAACAGCCTCTCCGGGCAGACCCAGTACGTGGCCAACGTGCCCGTGGCCCTGAACGGCAACATCACCCTGCTGCCGGTCAACAGCGTGGCCGCCAGCCTGGCCCCCACGTCCCAGACGGGCACCCTCAGCAGCTCGGGCTCGCcggacagcagctcccagccggCCACCTCgggggctgccagcagctcgGGCAGCACGGCCACGTCCCAGGCCAGCTCAGGCGCCTTCTTCACCAACGCCAACAGTtactccaccaccaccaccaccagtaACGTGGGCGTCATGAATTTCTCCACCAGCGCCACGGTGGGCACCAACGTGCAGGCGCAGACCCCCCAGAGggccagcagtgtccccagctcGGACTCTCTGCAGACCCCGGTGTCCGGGGTGGCCCTGCAGCCGGGGCAGCAGAAGGAGGGGGATCAGAGTCAgcagtcccagcagcagcagcagatcctgATCCAGCCACAGCTGGTCCAAGGAGGGCAGACAATCCAAGCCCTCCAGACCACCCCGCTGTCTGGCCAGACCTTTGCCACTCAAGCCATCTCCCAAGACACCTTGCAgaacctgcagctccaggccgTGCCCAACTCCGGCCCCATCATCATCCGCACGCCCACGGTGGGTCCCAACGGGCAGGTGAGCTGGCAGACCATCCAGCTGCAGAACCTGCAGGTGCAGAACCCCCAGGCGCAGACAATCACGCTGGCCCCCATGCAGGGAGTGTCGCTGGGCCAGAcgggcagcaccagcaccacgCTGACCCCCATCGCCTCCCTGCCCAGCGGCACCGTCACCGTCAACGCCGCCCAGCTCTCCTCCGTGCCGGGCCTCCAGACTATTAACCTCAGTGCCTTGGGAGCGTCCGGGATCCAGGTGCaccagctgcaggggctgcccctggCCATCGCCAACGCCCCCG GTGAGCACGGggcccagctggggctgcacgGCAGCAGCGGGGACGGGCTGGGCGACGAGAGCGCGGCCGTGGAGGAGGGGGAGACCAGCCCcgacccccagccccagcagggccgGAAAACGCGGAGGGAAGCCTGCACCTGTCCCTACTGCAAGGAAGGAGAGGGCAG gagctctggggatccagggaaaaaaaagcagcacatctGCCACGTGCCGGGCTGCGGGAAGGTGTACGGGAAGACCTCGCACCTGCGGGCGCACCTGCGGTGGCACACGGGGGAGAGGCCCTTCATCTGCACCTGGGTGCTGTGCGGGAAGCGCTTCACCCGCTCCGACGAGCTGCAGCGGCACAAGCGCACGCACACAG GAGAGAAGAAGTTCGCCTGCCCGGAGTGCCCCAAACGCTTCATGCGCAGCGACCACCTCTCCAAGCACATCAAGACCCACCAGAACAAGAAGGGAGGCGCCACCAACGTGGCCATGAACGTCTCGGCCGTCCCCATGGACACGGCGGCCTCGGCCGAGGGCAACGGCGGCGCCACGCCCTCGGCCCTCATCGCCACCAACATGGTGGCCATGGAGGCCATCTGCCCCGAGGGCATCGCCCGCCTGGCCAGCAGCGGCATCAACGTCATGCAGGTGGCCGACCTGCAGTCCATCAACATCAGCGGCAACGGCTTCTGA
- the SP1 gene encoding transcription factor Sp1 isoform X2 encodes MSAVKPDKGEGDASSTSSAGGGEAQESQPSPLALLAATCSRMESPNENSNSSQGQQGGSGELDLNAAAAQLTQSANGWQIISAGSSTPTGSKEPGSNGSNGGDASKSRPVSTGPYVVTSASGLQNQQVLTGLPGVIPNIQYQVIPQFQTIDGQQLQFATTPAQVNVQQDASGQLQIIPGSNQQIITSRAGGSNLIAMPNLLQQAVPIQGVGLANNSLSGQTQYVANVPVALNGNITLLPVNSVAASLAPTSQTGTLSSSGSPDSSSQPATSGAASSSGSTATSQASSGAFFTNANSYSTTTTTSNVGVMNFSTSATVGTNVQAQTPQRASSVPSSDSLQTPVSGVALQPGQQKEGDQSQQSQQQQQILIQPQLVQGGQTIQALQTTPLSGQTFATQAISQDTLQNLQLQAVPNSGPIIIRTPTVGPNGQVSWQTIQLQNLQVQNPQAQTITLAPMQGVSLGQTGSTSTTLTPIASLPSGTVTVNAAQLSSVPGLQTINLSALGASGIQVHQLQGLPLAIANAPGEHGAQLGLHGSSGDGLGDESAAVEEGETSPDPQPQQGRKTRREACTCPYCKEGEGRSSGDPGKKKQHICHVPGCGKVYGKTSHLRAHLRWHTGERPFICTWVLCGKRFTRSDELQRHKRTHTGEKKFACPECPKRFMRSDHLSKHIKTHQNKKGGATNVAMNVSAVPMDTAASAEGNGGATPSALIATNMVAMEAICPEGIARLASSGINVMQVADLQSINISGNGF; translated from the exons ATGTCGGCTGTGAAGCCCGACAAGGGCGAAGGCGACGCCAGCAGCACGAGCAGCGCCGGCGGTGGGGAGGCGCAG GAGTCACAGCCGTCCCcgctggccctgctggcagccaccTGCAGCCGCATGGAGTCTCCCAATGAGAACTCCAACAGctcccagggccagcagggcgGGAGCGGCGAGCTGGACCTGAACGCGGCCGCCGCCCAGCTCACCCAGTCGGCCAACGGCTGGCAGATCATCTCGGCAGGCTCCAGCACCCCCACGGGCTCCAAGGAGCCGGGCAGCAACGGCAGCAACGGCGGCGACGCCTCCAAGAGCCGCCCGGTCAGCACCGGGCCCTACGTGGTCACCTCGGCGTCCGGCCTGCAGAACCAGCAGGTGCTCACGGGCCTGCCGGGCGTCATCCCCAACATCCAGTACCAGGTGATCCCCCAGTTCCAGACCATCGacgggcagcagctgcagtttgCCACCACCCCAGCGCAGGTGAACGTGCAGCAGGATGCCTCGGGGCAGCTGCAGATCATCCCCGGCTCCAACCAGCAGATCATCACGAGCCGTGCGGGCGGCAGCAACCTCATCGCCATGCccaacctgctgcagcaggccGTGCCCATCCAGGGCGTGGGGCTGGCCAACAACAGCCTCTCCGGGCAGACCCAGTACGTGGCCAACGTGCCCGTGGCCCTGAACGGCAACATCACCCTGCTGCCGGTCAACAGCGTGGCCGCCAGCCTGGCCCCCACGTCCCAGACGGGCACCCTCAGCAGCTCGGGCTCGCcggacagcagctcccagccggCCACCTCgggggctgccagcagctcgGGCAGCACGGCCACGTCCCAGGCCAGCTCAGGCGCCTTCTTCACCAACGCCAACAGTtactccaccaccaccaccaccagtaACGTGGGCGTCATGAATTTCTCCACCAGCGCCACGGTGGGCACCAACGTGCAGGCGCAGACCCCCCAGAGggccagcagtgtccccagctcGGACTCTCTGCAGACCCCGGTGTCCGGGGTGGCCCTGCAGCCGGGGCAGCAGAAGGAGGGGGATCAGAGTCAgcagtcccagcagcagcagcagatcctgATCCAGCCACAGCTGGTCCAAGGAGGGCAGACAATCCAAGCCCTCCAGACCACCCCGCTGTCTGGCCAGACCTTTGCCACTCAAGCCATCTCCCAAGACACCTTGCAgaacctgcagctccaggccgTGCCCAACTCCGGCCCCATCATCATCCGCACGCCCACGGTGGGTCCCAACGGGCAGGTGAGCTGGCAGACCATCCAGCTGCAGAACCTGCAGGTGCAGAACCCCCAGGCGCAGACAATCACGCTGGCCCCCATGCAGGGAGTGTCGCTGGGCCAGAcgggcagcaccagcaccacgCTGACCCCCATCGCCTCCCTGCCCAGCGGCACCGTCACCGTCAACGCCGCCCAGCTCTCCTCCGTGCCGGGCCTCCAGACTATTAACCTCAGTGCCTTGGGAGCGTCCGGGATCCAGGTGCaccagctgcaggggctgcccctggCCATCGCCAACGCCCCCG GTGAGCACGGggcccagctggggctgcacgGCAGCAGCGGGGACGGGCTGGGCGACGAGAGCGCGGCCGTGGAGGAGGGGGAGACCAGCCCcgacccccagccccagcagggccgGAAAACGCGGAGGGAAGCCTGCACCTGTCCCTACTGCAAGGAAGGAGAGGGCAG gagctctggggatccagggaaaaaaaagcagcacatctGCCACGTGCCGGGCTGCGGGAAGGTGTACGGGAAGACCTCGCACCTGCGGGCGCACCTGCGGTGGCACACGGGGGAGAGGCCCTTCATCTGCACCTGGGTGCTGTGCGGGAAGCGCTTCACCCGCTCCGACGAGCTGCAGCGGCACAAGCGCACGCACACAG GAGAGAAGAAGTTCGCCTGCCCGGAGTGCCCCAAACGCTTCATGCGCAGCGACCACCTCTCCAAGCACATCAAGACCCACCAGAACAAGAAGGGAGGCGCCACCAACGTGGCCATGAACGTCTCGGCCGTCCCCATGGACACGGCGGCCTCGGCCGAGGGCAACGGCGGCGCCACGCCCTCGGCCCTCATCGCCACCAACATGGTGGCCATGGAGGCCATCTGCCCCGAGGGCATCGCCCGCCTGGCCAGCAGCGGCATCAACGTCATGCAGGTGGCCGACCTGCAGTCCATCAACATCAGCGGCAACGGCTTCTGA
- the SP1 gene encoding transcription factor Sp1 isoform X3: MSDQESTEEMSAVKPDKGEGDASSTSSAGGGEAQESQPSPLALLAATCSRMESPNENSNSSQGQQGGSGELDLNAAAAQLTQSANGWQIISAGSSTPTGSKEPGSNGSNGGDASKSRPVSTGPYVVTSASGLQNQQVLTGLPGVIPNIQYQVIPQFQTIDGQQLQFATTPAQVNVQQDASGQLQIIPGSNQQIITSRAGGSNLIAMPNLLQQAVPIQGVGLANNSLSGQTQYVANVPVALNGNITLLPVNSVAASLAPTSQTGTLSSSGSPDSSSQPATSGAASSSGSTATSQASSGAFFTNANSYSTTTTTSNVGVMNFSTSATVGTNVQAQTPQRASSVPSSDSLQTPVSGVALQPGQQKEGDQSQQSQQQQQILIQPQLVQGGQTIQALQTTPLSGQTFATQAISQDTLQNLQLQAVPNSGPIIIRTPTVGPNGQVSWQTIQLQNLQVQNPQAQTITLAPMQGVSLGQTGSTSTTLTPIASLPSGTVTVNAAQLSSVPGLQTINLSALGASGIQVHQLQGLPLAIANAPAQQLSALDPPWRIPHERSRSSSGASWLCPQPRGCDAGTVTVARGHFKRKARAGFGAFFGGAPALWDGLGGSWDERGEAVASTELPGADPGAGFDSRPEEFFSGRVLQTWQWVPLSPQPPPAPLQGVLGPPQTCVPPDPSSPMGI, encoded by the exons ATGAGCG ACCAAGAGAGCACCGAGGAGATGTCGGCTGTGAAGCCCGACAAGGGCGAAGGCGACGCCAGCAGCACGAGCAGCGCCGGCGGTGGGGAGGCGCAG GAGTCACAGCCGTCCCcgctggccctgctggcagccaccTGCAGCCGCATGGAGTCTCCCAATGAGAACTCCAACAGctcccagggccagcagggcgGGAGCGGCGAGCTGGACCTGAACGCGGCCGCCGCCCAGCTCACCCAGTCGGCCAACGGCTGGCAGATCATCTCGGCAGGCTCCAGCACCCCCACGGGCTCCAAGGAGCCGGGCAGCAACGGCAGCAACGGCGGCGACGCCTCCAAGAGCCGCCCGGTCAGCACCGGGCCCTACGTGGTCACCTCGGCGTCCGGCCTGCAGAACCAGCAGGTGCTCACGGGCCTGCCGGGCGTCATCCCCAACATCCAGTACCAGGTGATCCCCCAGTTCCAGACCATCGacgggcagcagctgcagtttgCCACCACCCCAGCGCAGGTGAACGTGCAGCAGGATGCCTCGGGGCAGCTGCAGATCATCCCCGGCTCCAACCAGCAGATCATCACGAGCCGTGCGGGCGGCAGCAACCTCATCGCCATGCccaacctgctgcagcaggccGTGCCCATCCAGGGCGTGGGGCTGGCCAACAACAGCCTCTCCGGGCAGACCCAGTACGTGGCCAACGTGCCCGTGGCCCTGAACGGCAACATCACCCTGCTGCCGGTCAACAGCGTGGCCGCCAGCCTGGCCCCCACGTCCCAGACGGGCACCCTCAGCAGCTCGGGCTCGCcggacagcagctcccagccggCCACCTCgggggctgccagcagctcgGGCAGCACGGCCACGTCCCAGGCCAGCTCAGGCGCCTTCTTCACCAACGCCAACAGTtactccaccaccaccaccaccagtaACGTGGGCGTCATGAATTTCTCCACCAGCGCCACGGTGGGCACCAACGTGCAGGCGCAGACCCCCCAGAGggccagcagtgtccccagctcGGACTCTCTGCAGACCCCGGTGTCCGGGGTGGCCCTGCAGCCGGGGCAGCAGAAGGAGGGGGATCAGAGTCAgcagtcccagcagcagcagcagatcctgATCCAGCCACAGCTGGTCCAAGGAGGGCAGACAATCCAAGCCCTCCAGACCACCCCGCTGTCTGGCCAGACCTTTGCCACTCAAGCCATCTCCCAAGACACCTTGCAgaacctgcagctccaggccgTGCCCAACTCCGGCCCCATCATCATCCGCACGCCCACGGTGGGTCCCAACGGGCAGGTGAGCTGGCAGACCATCCAGCTGCAGAACCTGCAGGTGCAGAACCCCCAGGCGCAGACAATCACGCTGGCCCCCATGCAGGGAGTGTCGCTGGGCCAGAcgggcagcaccagcaccacgCTGACCCCCATCGCCTCCCTGCCCAGCGGCACCGTCACCGTCAACGCCGCCCAGCTCTCCTCCGTGCCGGGCCTCCAGACTATTAACCTCAGTGCCTTGGGAGCGTCCGGGATCCAGGTGCaccagctgcaggggctgcccctggCCATCGCCAACGCCCCCG ctcagcagctctcagcccttGATCCGCCGTGGAGAATTCCCCATGAGCGCAGCcgcagcagcagcggggcctcctggctctgtccccagccccgagGATGTGATGCTGGCACTGTCACTGTGGCACGgggacattttaaaagaaaagccagAGCAGGGTTCGGAGCGTTTTTTGGgggagccccagctctgtgggatgggctgggaggcTCCTGGGATGAAAGGGGGGAAGctgtggccagcacagagcttcCTGGCGCCGATCCAGGGGCAGGGTTTGACTCCAGGCCGGAGGAGTTTTTCTCTGGCCGTGTCCTTCAGACGTGGCAATGGGTCCCTTTGTCCCCCCAGCCACCGCCAGCCCCTCTCCAAGGGGTGTTGGGCCCCCCCCAGACCTGCGTCCCTCCGGATCCGAGCTCTCCGATGGGAATTTGA